The segment TTCGATTCCCCCCCTCCGCCCTCGACCATGCCCACCACCATCTCCCGGCTCCTTGAGCAATTGCCCACGTCTGCCCGCAAACGGGAAGAAGCCATATCCCGTATCGTGGAGGATCTGCCCGGACTGAGGCAGGCCTGGGAACGGCTCGCCAACGCGGATGCCGAGTTCCTGAGCCGCGTCGCGGAATGCGAACTCGCCCAGCAAGACGCCTCCCCGCCGACCATGACCGCCCTGCGGGTCCAGAGCACCCGCATGTGCGTCTCGATCTCCACCATGCTGCGCTGCGCCCGGGAAATGAGCACACGGGACGTGAGCGGCATCGAGGGACCGTTCCGGAGCTTGGCTCGAACCATTCACCTTGCCACCGCACCTCCAGGGCCTTCGGAAGCCCCGGAGTTGGTCGTTCCCCTCTCCCTGGTGAACGTAGAAAGCGCCCTAATCGTGGGATACAAGGCAGCCCTGCTGGGGGACGTTCGGCGGCTTCATCCGAGCTCAAACGTCTCGGGATGGCGGGTTCCAGACGGATTCGTGATCACCGCCGAGGCCTACCGGCTGTTCATGGCTCACCAGGGTTTGGCGGACGAAATCAATCGGCTTCTGCAAATCCACGAAAGCGCCACGCTGGTGGATCGGTTGCGGCTCAGTTCGGAACTGCAACAACGCATCATCACCGCCCCGCTACCGGATCGATTGCTAACGGAGGTCCGGGCCGCGTACCGTGAGCTGGAATCCGCCGCCGGACACCGCGGCGTGCGCGTCGTCCTGTGCCCCAGCTGCGTCGGGGAGGCCCCTCCGGAACGCTCATTCACCGGGCAGCACCGCACCGAAGTAAATGTGGGCGAAGACCTGTTACTCATGGCCTACAAGGAGGTCCTGGCCTCCCAGTACGGTCCCGCGGCCATGAGCCACCGCCGAATTCGAGGCTTGCGGGTCGAGGATCAGCCCATGGCCGTGGTCTGCTCGGCCATGGTGGACACCATGGCCGCCGGACTGATCGTCACCCGGCATCCCGCGGCGTCGGCGTCCTCCTTACTGCACGTCCTCGCGGTCCACGGTTTGGCCAAGGCCCTTTCCGAGGGCTATGCCGAGCCGGACGAATGGGAGGTGTCTCGCGAATCGCCGCGTATCGCCGCGCGGCGAATCGCCGCCAAACCGGAACGGTTCGTGGCCTTTCTCGCCGAGGAGGGGGTTTCTCTCTTGGCCAACCCGCCTTCGATGCGCGACCAGCCCGCCCTGGAAGACGAGCGGATTGTGGACTTGGCCCGGCTGGGCATGGAGTTGGAAGCCCATTGCGGCGGTCCGTTGCGCATAAAGTGGGCCCTGTCCAAGGACGGTGAATTCTTTATTCAACAGCTCCGGCATGTTCTCTATGCCTCATCTCCCGGAGCGCCGCCTGGTCCGTCGGAGGCTCCTGGGCCACGCTCAGTCCCGGCCACCAACAAGGAAACCGTTCTGGTTCGAGGAACCGAGACGGCTTGTCCGGGCCTGGGCGGTGGGCGGGTCTTCGTCGCGCACACCAATAACGACCTGCTGCACATTCCGGAAGGAGCGGTCCTGGTCGTCGCCCGCCCCTTGCGGCGCTGGTCCGGAATTTTACCTCATGTCGCCGCGGTGGTGGTCGAAACTGGCGGCGTGTTCAGCCACCTGGCCTCCATCGCTCGGGAATTTAGGATTCCCGCGCTCTGCGGCGTCCACAACGCCACCGCCCTGCTACAAAGCGGACAAGATGTCGTCGTCGACGCGACCAACCGCAACGTACTCGCGCGCTCTTCGTCACAGCTCGCACCCTCTCACGGAAGCGAGCCCCTGGATCATTCCGCTCGACATCCCGGTCAATCGGCAACCCCTGTTCACGCTACCTTGGCCTCGATACTGCGTCAGGTGGGGCCTTTGAGCCGGGTCAACCCTTTGGACCCGCGCATCGTACCGGACAACATTCGGAGTCTCCGGGACGCGGCCCAAGCCTGTCGGCTGCTGGCTTGCCGCCAAATCCTGAAGCTGTCTCATGCGCCTGGCCTGCTCCGGCACCTGACGGTCCGGCATCCGCTGAATTGGTGGGTCCTGGACCTGGACGATCCGCGCCTGGAAAAGCAGGCGGGCCGCCCGTCCCCTCCGGAGCCTCAAGCACCGGTACTCCATCCGGTCTTGTACCCAATGCTCAACGCCGTCTGGACGGGCATCGCCCGAGCGGACTGGACCCTTTACGCTAATTCTCCCCGCCAATTCCGCCTCTTCCGGTTCATTCGTCGCCTGCGGGCCGCGGTCCGCCCGCTTTCAGCACCCCGCCCGCGAATATTCATCCTTTCCGGAAGCACAACCCTGCTCAACCTCTCCCTGGAGCGGGCCCTGTTCACCATTCAGGTCCATGAGACGTCACCAACCCGGAACGCCCTGAGCTTTCTGTGGCAATGGTTCCCACCCTGGACCCCGCTCCCGGACGTGCAACGCATAGTGGTCAACGCGATCCGGCCTCGTGGCTTCTTCGTGGAACTCGCCCCGGACGGCTTGTGCGTTTGGTCCACGGGGCAGAATCCGTCGGAGCTGCGGCGTCGCGCGGCCTTTCTCGGAGCTCTGATCGCGTTTGTCCAACGCCCAAGCGCAGCCCAAAATCTCGACTTCGACGATTCGATATCTTGAGTGAGCCGATGGAGTTCAGATACCCCCTCGGTCTTCGACGAGTTCCATCGGCAGCTCCAGCGTGAGGCCCGTCCCATCGGAAGCGAACACCAGACGGGCCTGAAGACGTTGAAGAAGCAGTGGCAGGGCCGGATCGGAAGATTGCGTCCCGGCTGCCTCATTGTCCTCGTTCATGGACAACCGAACGCGAACCCCTTCGGCATCCGACTCCAGCCGGAGCCGCAAGACGCCTTTGGAAATTCCGGAGCCAAACAGAACGTTCATCGCGCAAAACAGCAGATGCAGCAACTCAAAAGGTCTGGTCCGGATGGTCACGCATTCAGCACCCGACTCCACGAGCACGGTCGCCCCCTTGCGCCGCGCCAGCCTCGCGGATATCTCTCCAAACAGCTTCAGAAAGTCCGCGATGTCCACGGCCCCAACCGGACTGTCGGCCGTATGGGCAAAGGTATTGAAGCGTCGGACCACCGCATCCGCCTTGGTCACCTGATCTGCCACGTCCTGGACCACCTTGCTCAGGCGCTTTCGGTAGGCTGGGCCATCATCGGCGTCCATGGCCAGCATGTCCCCCAGCAACCCATTTTGTTCGTTGATGATTGCCAGGTGGTTCTTGATTTCATGCGTAACACTGGCCGAAATCGCCGCGAAAAAACCCAGTTCCTGACCATAAAGCCGCTTCCATTCTTCGCGCCGCATGTGCCCTCGCTTTGTGGAAAGAAGTTGTCCATCCGTCTTCATCCCGCGCCTGTCTCCGGAGCGTTCGGCGGCGAGGCATGCCGCCGAACGCTCCACCCTTAACCAAACAAAACCGCCGCTAATCGAGATCAGGTCGACACATCCCGGACCATGAGCTACACGAAAAGCTTCCTCCTGCCCGGACTCCTCTCTAATGGCCCCGGATCACTGCCCGGATCGTCGGCGGAAAGGTCGGCCAAGGAAGCGAATCATCTTCAACAAGCGGGGAGCGCATGGCTGAAACGATTCCATTGACTCCGGAAATGCTTTGGGTCCTGGGGATCCTCGGCTTGACCGTCGTCCTGTTCATCTCCGAAGTGGTCCGGGTGGACGTGGCCGCGGTGACCATCATGATGATCCTCGGGGTCATGGGCCTGATCCCCGGCGTACCCGCCCTGGTTCCCGGCGACCAGTTGTTCCGGGGCTTCGCCAGCAACGCGGTGATTTCGATCATCGCCGTGATCATCTTAGGCAAGGCCCTGGACAAAACCGGCCTGATGAACAAGCTGGCCTCCCTGATCCTGCGCGTCGGCGGCCAGACCGAACGCCGGATCGTGCCGGTCATCTCCGGCACGGTGGGCGTGGTCTCCGGGTTCATGCAGAACGTGGGCGCGGCGGCCCTGTTCATGTCCGTGATCAAGCGCATCGCCATGCGCACCGGCCTGCCCATGTCCCGCCTGCTGATGCCCATGGGCTTTTGCGCCATTCTCGGCGGAACCCTGACCATGATCGGCTCCAGCCCGCTGATCCTGCTCAATGATCTGATCGCCACCTCCAACCGGATGCTGCCCGAAGGCATCGCCCCCATGCGCACCTTCGCCATCTTCGATGTAACTCCGGTGGGCGTCGCTTTGATTCTGACCGGCATCGTCTATTTCGTGCTCCTGGGCCCCTACGTTCTGCCGACAAAAAAAGGGCAGGATCAGGAAGTTTCCACTGTGGAGTACTTCCGCCGGTTGTACGGCCTTGAGGGTGATATCTTCGAGATCCACGTCTTTGCCGGCAGCCTCCTGGACGGCAAGACCGTGGCCGACGCCGAAAGCCTGTTCGGCAACCGGGTCGCGGTCATCGGCCTGTACCAGAACCGGGATCTGCGCATCGCGCCGGCCCACGACATCGTCATCCAGGCCGGTTCCCAGATCGGATTGCTGGGGGCGCGCAAGGACATCGGCGACGTCTGTCAAGAGATGGACCTGCAATGTTCGGGCATGCTCACCCACTTCGCCGAGGTGCTTTCCGCGTCCCAGGCCGGAATTTCCGAGGTGGTCGTCCCACCGCGCTCCAACCTGATCGGCAAGACCTTCCAGGACGTCCGGATGCGCAAGACCCACGGCATCTCGGTTCTGGCCGTGAACCGCGCCGGAAAAGTCATCCGCGGCAACCTGCGGGACCTGCCTTTGCAAACCGGAGACACGTTGGTGCTGCACAGCCTCTGGGAAGATCTGGCCGCCCTGGAGAAGAACCCGGACTTCGTGGTGGTCACCTCCAACTTTCCCCATGAGGTGATCCTGCACGAAAAAATGCCCCACGCCCTGGCCATTTCCCTGATCACCATGGTCTTGGTGCTGTTCAGCGACCTGCGGCTGTCCGTCTCCCTGATGGCCGGGGCCGCGGCCATGATCGTCAGCGGCGTGCTGACCATGGACGAGGCGTACAAGAGCGTGAGCTGGCAGTCGGTCTTTCTGCTGGCCAGCCTGATCCCCCTGGGCATGGCCGTGGAATCCACGGGCACCGCTGCCTGGATCGCGGTGCAGACCTTGAACCTGCTGGGCGACGTTCCGATCTGGGTGCTTCAGGCCGCGGTGGCCGTGCTCAGCACGGCCTTCACCCTGCTGATGTCCAACGTGGGGGCCACGGTTCTGCTGGTGCCCCTGGCCGTGAACATCGCCGTGCTGGCCGGGGCCGACCCGGCCATGTTCGCTCTGACCGTGGCCATCAGCACGTCCAACTCGTTCCTGATCCCCACGCACCAGGTCAACGCGCTGATCATGGGCCCCGGCGGCTACCGCAACGCCGACTTCATGCGCGCCGGAGGGATCATGACCGTACTGTTTCTGGTCGTATCCCTGACCGTGCTCAACCTGCTCTTCTAACCAAGTGTTGAAAAATCCTTATCTTGCTGTCCGTTTATAAAACCCAAGTGCGAGGAGCAAAAAAAGCTACCCGGACACGTCCTGTGTCCGGCCCTCACGGGCTGTGGCTTCGCCACATTTTCGATTTGCCGTCCTGGCAATCGAATCAAGGTCGAAGCGTTTTCCTTTACACGTGAGAGCTTGAACATTTTGCCGCGACGCGGCAATTGAGATTTTTTTACGGACAGCTAACCGTGAGGTCAGACCATGCCCATCTTGACCATGTACAGCGCCGCCTATTGCCAAGAGCAGGAAGTGGCCCTCGCCGTTGCCGAAGCCCTATCCCTGAAGGTCTTGGAAGATCGCCAGATTATCGCCGAGGCCTCCTCGACCTACGGCCTGCCGGAAAACAAGTTCTACCGAGCCCTGTTCGGCAAACCGTCCGTGTTCAATACTTTCACCCGGGAACGGGAACGCTGCGCCAGTTGCTACAAGGCCGCGGTCGCCCGGCATCTGCTCAAGGACGACCTGCTGCTCCTGGGCCTGGCTGGCTCCCTGGTTCCCAAGACCATGACCCATGTGCTCAAGGTCTGCCTGACCGCGGACGAGGCCTTTCGGCTCCAGACCGCGGCCCGGTCCCACCACCTGGACCCCAAGGCCCTGGCCAAGTTGATCGCCCAGGAGGACGAAGCCCGGACCCGCTGGACCGACTACCTGGCTCAAAAAGATCCCGGACGCTCCTCGCCCTGTGACATCCTGATCCCCATGGACGCGACCCCGGTCCAGGACGCCGCGGACCTGATCCAGGACCGGGCACGGCGCGCGGTAACCCTGCCCACGCAGGAATCCTCTCAGGCGGCGACGGACTTCGCCCTGGCCGCCAGGGTCGAAGCGGCCATGGCCGTCAAGGGCCATGTTCTCCGGGCAGACGTGAAGCTGGGCCGGATCGTGCTGCATGTGGACAAAAACGTGGTTCGACCGGAGCGGCTGGAAG is part of the Desulfonatronum sp. SC1 genome and harbors:
- a CDS encoding response regulator, with amino-acid sequence MPILTMYSAAYCQEQEVALAVAEALSLKVLEDRQIIAEASSTYGLPENKFYRALFGKPSVFNTFTRERERCASCYKAAVARHLLKDDLLLLGLAGSLVPKTMTHVLKVCLTADEAFRLQTAARSHHLDPKALAKLIAQEDEARTRWTDYLAQKDPGRSSPCDILIPMDATPVQDAADLIQDRARRAVTLPTQESSQAATDFALAARVEAAMAVKGHVLRADVKLGRIVLHVDKNVVRPERLEEELRTIVRDEAGDASLEINLGPDLYRTDVYRPFDFENPAKVLVVDDERDFAVTLSERLKMREMGAAVVTSGEQALQVVEEDEPEVILLDLKMPEIHGMDVLRMIRQGHPHVPVIILSGTGNEEDFQTCLNHGAFACLQKPVDFKELTETIRRAYATLDSTREPRTPGACCPKEM
- a CDS encoding SLC13 family permease; the protein is MAETIPLTPEMLWVLGILGLTVVLFISEVVRVDVAAVTIMMILGVMGLIPGVPALVPGDQLFRGFASNAVISIIAVIILGKALDKTGLMNKLASLILRVGGQTERRIVPVISGTVGVVSGFMQNVGAAALFMSVIKRIAMRTGLPMSRLLMPMGFCAILGGTLTMIGSSPLILLNDLIATSNRMLPEGIAPMRTFAIFDVTPVGVALILTGIVYFVLLGPYVLPTKKGQDQEVSTVEYFRRLYGLEGDIFEIHVFAGSLLDGKTVADAESLFGNRVAVIGLYQNRDLRIAPAHDIVIQAGSQIGLLGARKDIGDVCQEMDLQCSGMLTHFAEVLSASQAGISEVVVPPRSNLIGKTFQDVRMRKTHGISVLAVNRAGKVIRGNLRDLPLQTGDTLVLHSLWEDLAALEKNPDFVVVTSNFPHEVILHEKMPHALAISLITMVLVLFSDLRLSVSLMAGAAAMIVSGVLTMDEAYKSVSWQSVFLLASLIPLGMAVESTGTAAWIAVQTLNLLGDVPIWVLQAAVAVLSTAFTLLMSNVGATVLLVPLAVNIAVLAGADPAMFALTVAISTSNSFLIPTHQVNALIMGPGGYRNADFMRAGGIMTVLFLVVSLTVLNLLF
- a CDS encoding PEP/pyruvate-binding domain-containing protein, which codes for FDSPPPPSTMPTTISRLLEQLPTSARKREEAISRIVEDLPGLRQAWERLANADAEFLSRVAECELAQQDASPPTMTALRVQSTRMCVSISTMLRCAREMSTRDVSGIEGPFRSLARTIHLATAPPGPSEAPELVVPLSLVNVESALIVGYKAALLGDVRRLHPSSNVSGWRVPDGFVITAEAYRLFMAHQGLADEINRLLQIHESATLVDRLRLSSELQQRIITAPLPDRLLTEVRAAYRELESAAGHRGVRVVLCPSCVGEAPPERSFTGQHRTEVNVGEDLLLMAYKEVLASQYGPAAMSHRRIRGLRVEDQPMAVVCSAMVDTMAAGLIVTRHPAASASSLLHVLAVHGLAKALSEGYAEPDEWEVSRESPRIAARRIAAKPERFVAFLAEEGVSLLANPPSMRDQPALEDERIVDLARLGMELEAHCGGPLRIKWALSKDGEFFIQQLRHVLYASSPGAPPGPSEAPGPRSVPATNKETVLVRGTETACPGLGGGRVFVAHTNNDLLHIPEGAVLVVARPLRRWSGILPHVAAVVVETGGVFSHLASIAREFRIPALCGVHNATALLQSGQDVVVDATNRNVLARSSSQLAPSHGSEPLDHSARHPGQSATPVHATLASILRQVGPLSRVNPLDPRIVPDNIRSLRDAAQACRLLACRQILKLSHAPGLLRHLTVRHPLNWWVLDLDDPRLEKQAGRPSPPEPQAPVLHPVLYPMLNAVWTGIARADWTLYANSPRQFRLFRFIRRLRAAVRPLSAPRPRIFILSGSTTLLNLSLERALFTIQVHETSPTRNALSFLWQWFPPWTPLPDVQRIVVNAIRPRGFFVELAPDGLCVWSTGQNPSELRRRAAFLGALIAFVQRPSAAQNLDFDDSIS